In the genome of Micavibrio sp. TMED2, the window ATCAGCAACCAATTTACTGTTGCCTAGCGCGACATTATGACCATTAACGATGCCTTTTACGCCCTTACCGGTAATGGCCTCAAAGTCAGTTGCATCAACCATCTTTACGTCGCGCTCTTCTGCACCTCGAACAATGGCTTCTGCGAGTGGATGTTCTGAACCACGTTCCAGCGATGCAGCAAGGCGAAGAACTTCGTCTTCCTCATGGCCATCTTCAGGAAGTACAGCAACCAGTTTGGGCTTGCCCTCGGTCAGCGTTCCTGTCTTATCGACAATAAGCGTGTCGACCTTTTCAAAGCGCTCCAAGGCCTCGGCATTTTTAATCAAAACACCTGCTTGGGCACCGCGCCCTGTCGCCGTCATGATAGACATAGGTGTAGCCAAGCCCAAAGCACATGGACACGCTATTATTAGAACAGCAACCGCTGAGACAAGACCATATGAGAGAGAAGGTTCAGGCCCCCAGATTGCCCAAGACAAAAAGGAAACAATGGCAATCAGAATAACTACAGGGACAAAGTACCCAGCAACCATATCGGCATATTTCTGAATGGGCGCACGCGATCTTTGTGCATTAGCTACCATTTCCACAATTTGGGACAGCATTGTATCTGAGCCAACCCGTGTTGCCTTAATAACCAAACTACCAGTTCCGTTAATGGTAGCACCGGTTACACCGTCACCAGCCACTTTTTCGACCGGCACAGGTTCTCCTGAAATCATTGACTCATCTACTGAAGAGCGGCCTTCAAGCACTGTGCCATCTACTGGCACCTTGTCACCAGGGCGTACACGCAATTTGTCACCAACTTTTACATCCTCGAGAGGAATTTCTTCTTCACTACCATCATCATGAATTATGCGTGCTATTTTTGCTGCCATATCAAGCAGTGACTTAATAGCAGAGCCAGTGCGTTCACGGGCACGTAACTCCATAACCTGCCCCAGCAACACCAAGGTTACAATCACTGCTGCAGCTTCAAAATATACACCTACATGTCCGTCTGCATTGCGAAACCCCGCAGGGAATATTTCTGGCACCAGAACAGCCGTAACACTGAAAAGGTAGGCAGCACCCGTCCCCATCGCAATCAGGCTGAACATATTCAAGTTCATTGAACGTAAAGAGTTCACCCCTCGCACAAAGAAAGGCCAGCCAGACCAAAGGGTCACTGGCGTTCCGAGAATGAGTTCCAGCCAAAGAGCTGTGCGTTCACCAAGAAAATCCCGAATTTGGTAGAAGCCAAAAATGGGCGACATTGATAGTACAAGCAATGGAACGGTCAACAGTACGCCCACCCAAAAGCGCTTATTAAAATCAACAAGTTCCGGATTAGGTCCCTCATCAACTGCTGTTACAGTTTCAGGTTCAAGCCCCATTCCGCACAAAGGGCAAGACCCAGGTCCAGGTGAACGGACTTCTGGGTGCATAGGACATGTATAAACCGTTCCAGTGTAGCCCTCTGGTACTTTATCATATTTCCCGCCTTTTTGAGGTGCACCCTTGCTTGTATGATGGTGCTTATGGTGCTCTTCATGCATACAGCAAGAATGGTTGTGTGAACGCGTGTTGTTATCTTTATTATTCATTGCCCTATGTCCTTTATGAATTATTTTTACCGTTCAAAAACCAACGCTCGCCTGCAAAGACAGCAATCATGCCAACAATTGCAGCGTAAATGACCATCATATCGCTTTGTGCTTTAATCCAAAGCAACGCGCCCAGCACAACAGCGTCGAGTATGATAGCTGTAACCAATATAAAGGCATTTGCCTGCACCTCTTTGCGTAAGTGCTTTAGAACACCCCAGTGGATAACCATATCCATCACAATGTAAAAAATGGCCCCCAGAGAAGCGATACGCCCAAGATCAAAGAAAACAGTCAATATCATTGCGAAAACAATTGTGTAGACCAAAGTATGTTTCTGAACGTCACCTGACATACCAAAGTGACTATGCGGCACCAGTTTCATGTCAGTCAGCATGGCCAGCATTCGCGAGACAGCAAATACACTTGCGATAACGCCTGACACTGTTGCAACAATGGCAAACCCAACCGCAATCCAGAGCCCGCTTTCACCAAAAGCCGGACGTGCAGCTTCTGCCAATGCATAGTCTTTTGCCTGAACGATTTGATCAATCGTCAAGTTACCTCCGACAGCAAAAGCAACCAATAGATAAACCGCAATGCAGATAGCGATTGAGATCATAATGGCGCGACCTACATTTTTATGTGGCTCCTGTATTTCGCCGCCGCTGTTGGTAATAGTGGTAAAGCCCTTATAGGCCAGAATACCTAGGGCTACTGCTCCTAAAAAGCCTGTGAATGTTGTATCTTGTGGTTGAACAGAGATGCTTTCAAAGCTAAGACCACTGGCGTATAATCCGCCCATGGCAAGCAATACCAGCCCGCCAATTTTGATAAAAGCCATGAAAAAAGAAAATGTTTGGATAAATTTATTACCTAATATATTCACCAAAAATGCAAAAAACAAAACGCTAACACCCAGAACAGGTACCAGCCATGTTCTTGAACCTACATCAAAAAGTTGCAGCGTGTATGTCGCAAATGTTCGTGCGACCAAGCTTTCGTTGATTACCATTGACAGATACATCAACAAAGCACATGCAGCTGTAACAGTCCCTCGGCCATAGGCTTTTTCAAGAAACATGGCAATCCCCCCAGCAGAGGGGTAAGCATTTGCCATCTTGATGTAAGAGTAGGCACTAAACCCAACCACGATAGCAGCAACGAGAAAAGCCAACGGAAACCATTCTCGTGCAAGTTCTGCCACCTGCCCAGTTAAGGCAAAGATACCCGCACCAATCATAACGCCCGTTCCCATAGAAACGGCACCCGTTAGGCTTAGACTATTTTTTTCATATGTTGCTGAGCGGTTGTGGGCTGTATGATTCAATTTTCGTACCTTTATTTATTGTTCATTTCTATGGTGCTGGCCGCCAAATAATCAAGAATGGGGCATTCGGTCAGTGGTTGT includes:
- a CDS encoding copper-translocating P-type ATPase gives rise to the protein MHEEHHKHHHTSKGAPQKGGKYDKVPEGYTGTVYTCPMHPEVRSPGPGSCPLCGMGLEPETVTAVDEGPNPELVDFNKRFWVGVLLTVPLLVLSMSPIFGFYQIRDFLGERTALWLELILGTPVTLWSGWPFFVRGVNSLRSMNLNMFSLIAMGTGAAYLFSVTAVLVPEIFPAGFRNADGHVGVYFEAAAVIVTLVLLGQVMELRARERTGSAIKSLLDMAAKIARIIHDDGSEEEIPLEDVKVGDKLRVRPGDKVPVDGTVLEGRSSVDESMISGEPVPVEKVAGDGVTGATINGTGSLVIKATRVGSDTMLSQIVEMVANAQRSRAPIQKYADMVAGYFVPVVILIAIVSFLSWAIWGPEPSLSYGLVSAVAVLIIACPCALGLATPMSIMTATGRGAQAGVLIKNAEALERFEKVDTLIVDKTGTLTEGKPKLVAVLPEDGHEEDEVLRLAASLERGSEHPLAEAIVRGAEERDVKMVDATDFEAITGKGVKGIVNGHNVALGNSKLVADMGLNGGSLSETANARRDEGETVMFVILDNNIAGLVSVADPVKETTPKALQELHQLGFRIIMATGDNERTAMAVAARLGIDEIRADVLPEDKANIIKELQEQGHKVAMAGDGVNDAPALAQADVGIAMGTGADVAIESAGFTLVKGDLDGIVRARRLVRATMRNIRQNLFFALAYNTAGVPVAAGVLFPFFGILISPMFAAFAMSASSISVVLNALRLRKESI
- a CDS encoding amino acid permease, producing the protein MNHTAHNRSATYEKNSLSLTGAVSMGTGVMIGAGIFALTGQVAELAREWFPLAFLVAAIVVGFSAYSYIKMANAYPSAGGIAMFLEKAYGRGTVTAACALLMYLSMVINESLVARTFATYTLQLFDVGSRTWLVPVLGVSVLFFAFLVNILGNKFIQTFSFFMAFIKIGGLVLLAMGGLYASGLSFESISVQPQDTTFTGFLGAVALGILAYKGFTTITNSGGEIQEPHKNVGRAIMISIAICIAVYLLVAFAVGGNLTIDQIVQAKDYALAEAARPAFGESGLWIAVGFAIVATVSGVIASVFAVSRMLAMLTDMKLVPHSHFGMSGDVQKHTLVYTIVFAMILTVFFDLGRIASLGAIFYIVMDMVIHWGVLKHLRKEVQANAFILVTAIILDAVVLGALLWIKAQSDMMVIYAAIVGMIAVFAGERWFLNGKNNS